The region TTCTCGTCGAGCAGCGCCCGGAACTTGAAGAGGATCGTGGACCGCTTGGCCAGCGAGGACTGGCCCCAGGTCGCGTACGCGTCCTTGGCCGCGGCGACCGCGGCGTCCACCTCGTCGACGGTCGCGAAGGCGACCTGTGTGGTCACGGCGCCGGTCGCCGGGTCGGTGACCGGCCCGTACGTACCCGACGCACCCTCGACAGTCTTGCCACCGATCCAGTGGTTGACGGTCTTCGTCATGGCCAAAAACTCCTTCACAGATGGCGGCGTCGGGCGGCGACGTGCCGGTCGTACTCCTCACGTGCCTTGACCGCCGACGATCGGGTCGCGGTCTCGGCCACAGGTACATCCCACCAGGCTTGGGCCGGGGGCGCGCCCGACACTGTGTCTGCCGTTTCGGTCTCCACGTAGACACATGTGGGAGTGTCCGCGGCGCGCGCCTCGGCCAGGGCCGCCCGCAGGTCACGGACGGTCTTCGCGCGCAGCACCCGCATACCGAGGCTGGCCGCGTTGGCGGCGAGATCGACGGGCAGCGGCGCCCCCGTGTACGTACGGTCCTCGGAGCGGTAGCGGTAGGCGGTGCCGTACCGCTCGGCGCCCACGGACTCGGAGAGGCCGCCGATGGAGGCGTACCCGTGGTTCTGGAGTATGAGGACCTTGATCGCGACGCCCTCCTGCACGGCGGTGACGATCTCGGTCGGCATCATCAGGTAGGTGCCGTCGCCGACCAGCGCCCACACGGGCCGGTCGGGGGCCGCCATCCGGACGCCGATCGCGGCCGGGATCTCGTAGCCCATGCACGAGTAGCCGTACTCGACGTGGTACTGGTCGCGCGACCGGGCCCGCCACAGTTTGTGCAGGTCACCGGGGAGCGAGCCGGCCGCGTTGATCAGGATGTCGTCCTCGGTGACGAGTTCGTCGAGGACGCCGAGGACCTGCGGCTGGGTGGGCCGGATGTCGATGTCCTCGGCCTCGTACGCCGCGTCGACGCGGTACTCCCAGCGCTCCTTGTCGTCCGTGTACTCGGTGACGTACGCGGGCTCCACGCGGTGTCCGTGCAGCAGCAGCGCCTCGGTGAGGGCTTCGAGGCCGGCCCGCGCGTCCGCGATCAGCGGGATCCCCGACAGCTTGTGACCGTCGTACGGCGCGATGTTGAGGTTCAGGAAGCGGACGTTCGAGGCGGTGAAGAGGGTGCCGGAGGCGGTGGTGAAGTCGGTGTAGCGGGTGCCGACGCCGATCACCAGGTCGGCGGTGCGGGCGAGCTCGTTCGCGGTCGCCGTGCCGGTGTGTCCGACACCGCCGACGTCCTGCGGGTGGTCCCACTTCAGTGATCCCTTGCCCGCCTGTGTGGAGGCGACGGGGATGCGGGTGGTGGCGGCGAGTTCGGCGAGCACGTCCTCGGCGCGGCTGTGGTGGACCCCGCCGCCCGCGACGATCAGCGGGCGCCGGGCCTCGCGGATCGCCGTGACGGCGGCGGCCAGCTCGGAGGCGTCGGCCGCCGGACGACGCACGGTCCAGGTCCGCTCCTGGAAGAACTCCTCCGGCCAGTCGTACGCCTCCGCCTGCACGTCCTGCGGCAGCGCGAGCGTGACGGCGCCGGTCTCGACCGGGTCGGTGAGCACGCGCATGGCCTGCAGGGCGGCGGGGATCAGCGCCTCGGGCCGGGTGACGCGGTCGAAGTACTTCGACACCGGGCGCAGACAGTCGTTGACCGACACATCGCCCGCGTAGGGGACTTCGAGCTGCTGGAGGACCGGGTCGGCGGGGCGGGTCGCGAAGATGTCGCCGGGCAGCAGGAGCACCGGGAGGTGGTTGATCGTCGCGAGCGCGGCGCCGGTGACGAGATTGGTGGCGCCCGGTCCGATGGAGGTGGTCACGGCGTGCGCCGACAGCCGGTTGGACTGGCGTGCGAAGCCGACCGCCGCGTGCACCATCGACTGCTCGTTACGGCCCTGGTGGTAGGGCATCTCGTCGGCGTACTCGATCAGCGCCTGGCCGAGTCCGGCGACGTTGCCGTGACCGAAAATGCCCCAGGTGGCGCCGATCAGCCGCCGCCGCTCGCCGTCCCGCTCCGTGTACTGGGCTGCCAGGAAGCGCACCAGCGCCTGTGCGACCGTCAGCCTCGTCGTTGAGGTCATCGGTATCCCTCTGTGCTCTCTAGATGTCCCGGGTGGAAGCAGATCCGCCACTCCCTCTCCTCGCCCGGTCCGGCCATCACGTTCAGGTAGTACATGGTGTGGCCGGGCTGCGCGATGGAGGGGCCGTGCCATCCGTCGGGGACGAGGACGGCATCGCCGGTGCGGACCTCGGCGAGGACGTCGGATCCGCCCTCGCGCGAAGGGAATACGCGCTGATAGCCGAATCCGTTCGGGCCGTCGATCTCGAAGTAGTAGATCTCCTCCAGCTGCGACTCGACACCGGGCCGGTGCTCGTCGTGCTTGTGCGGTGGATACGAGGACCAGTTGCCGCCGGGGGTGATGACCTCGACGGCGATGAGCTTGTCGCACTCGAAGGCGTCGGCGGAGGCGAAATTGCGCACCTGACGTGCGCAGTCGCCACTGCCTCGGTCTTCGACGGGGACCTCCGGCGCGGGGCCGTAGCGGGCGGGGAGTCGGCGCTCGCACTTCGCTCCTGCCAGGGCGAAGCGGCCTCCCGCGCCGGAGGCGATCTGGGCCCGGGCGTCACGGGGCACGTACGCGAAGTCGGAGACCCCCGCGAACACGCTTTCCCTGCCCAGGATTTGGAACTCTTCGTCCTCTGTGCGCACCGTACAGGCGCCGCCCAGCGGAAGCACGATCCACTCGCTGTCACCGGTGGTGAAGGTGTGGGTGCCGCCCGGGCCGAGGTCGACCACGCGCAGGCTGCTGTGGGTCCAGCCGGCGTACTTGGGGTCGATGTCGACGGCGTACAGCCCGCCGGCGGTGGCGCCCTTGGGCACGTACAAACCGTCGCTCCGGGGCACGTCCGTCGTCGAGTGCGTCCTGGCGTCCGTCATCGGGTCCTCACAGCAGTCCTACGGCGGTGTCCACCGCGGCGGTCACGTCCCCGTCGGCCGGGTAGAGCAGCGAGCGGCCGACGACCAGGCCCTGCACGGTGGGCAGTTGGAGCGCGCCGCGCCACTTCTCGTACGCGCTCTCCTGGTCCTCGCCGACATCCCCGCCGAGCAGTACGGCGGGCAGGGTGGAGGTCTCCATGACCCGGGCCATGTCGTCCGGGTTGTCGGTGACGGGGACCTTCAGCCAGGTGTACGCCGAACTGCCGCCCAGACCACTGGCGATGGCGATGGACTTGATGACGGCCTCGGCGCTCAGGTCGTTGACCAGCCTGCCCCCGGGAGTGCGGCGGCTGAGGAACGGCTCGACGAAGATCGGGAGGTGGCGCTCCGCCATCTCGTCGATCGCGCGGGCGGTGGACTCGAGGGTGTTGAGCGAGCCCGGATCGTCGTAGTCGATGCGCAGCAGCAGCTTGCCCGCGTCGAAGCCGAGCCGTTCGATGTCCTGCGGACGGTGGCCGGTGAAACGGTCGTCCAGCTCGTACGAGGCGCCCTGGAGGCCGCCGCGGTTCATCGAGCCGAGGACCACCTTGTGGTCGAGGGCGCCCAGGAGCAGCAGGTCGTCGAGGATGTCGGCGGTCGCGAGGACGCCGTCGACGCCGGGGCGGGAGAGCGCGAGGCAGAGCCGTTCCAGCAGGTCCGCGCGGTTCGCCATGGCGAACTTGCGGTCGCCGACGGCGAGCGCCCCGCGGGCCGGATGGTCCGCGGCGATGATCATCAACCGCCCGTTGTCGCCCACGAGGGGGCGGCGGGGGCGGCGCGCGGCGGCCTCGGCGACGGCTTCGGGGCGGTGGGCGCGGAGCCGGACGAGCTCCGCCGCGTCGACGGTTCGGGGCAGCGGAGAGGGAGCCGGGGGCAGGACGGGGTCTCCCCCCTCGTGTCCCACGCGTCCCGCCCTCATCGGACCGCTCCCGCCGTGAGCGCGTCCTCGACCTCTTCGGGGGTCGGCATCGCGGAGGAGCACTCCAGCCGGGAGGCGACGATGGCACCGGCCGCGTTGGCGTGCCGCATGATCCGCTCCAGGTCCCAGCCGGCGAGCAGGCCGTGACAGAGGGAACCGCCGAACGCGTCACCGGCGCCGAGGCCGTTGAGGACCGTCACCGGGAGCGGCGGGACCTCGGCCGACGTGCCGTCGCGGTGGACGGCGAGGACGCCCTTGGGGCCCTGTTTGACGACGGCGAGTTCGACGCCCGCCTCGAGGAGGGCCGCGGCCGCCGCGTGCGGTTCGCGGACGCCGGTGGCGATCTCGACCTCGTCGAGGTTGCCGACGGCGACGGTGGTGTGGCGCAGGGCCTCGGCGTAGAACGGGCGGGCGGACTCAGGGTCCTTCCAGAACATGGGCCGCCAATCGAGGTCGAAGACCGTCGTGGCGGACTTGGCGCGGTGGGCGAGCGCGGCGAGCGTCGCCGTCCGGCTGGGCTCCTCGCTCAGGCCGGTCCCGGTCACCCAGAAGATGCGCGCCTCACGGACGGCGTCCAGGTCGAGGTCATGCGCGTCGATCTCCAGGTCCGGGGCCTTGGGCTGCCGGTAGAAGTACAGCGGGAAGTCGTCGGGCGGGAAGATCTCGCAGAACGTCACCGGGGTGGGCAGCCCGGTGACCGGGGTGACCCAGCGGTCGTCCACGCCGAAGCCGCGCAGTGCCTCGTGGAGGTACGCGCCGAAGGGGTCGTCACCGGTGCGCGTGATCACCGCCGTACGCCGTCCGAGCCGGGACGCGGCCACCGCGACGTTCGTCGCCGAGCCGCCCAGGAACTTCCCGAAGGACGTCACCTGCGCCAGCGGGACCCCCGTCTGCAACGGGTAGAGGTCCACACCGATCCGCCCCATGGTGATCAGGTCGTACGCCATCGAGTTCCCTTCGCTTCGGCTCCCCCAAGGTCTAGCGCCGCGCGGGGAGCCCTGTCAACAGTTTGTCCGGACATTCGGACCAGGCCTTGACACCTCCCTCGTGCCGCCCGAAGCTGACGCCCATGACGTCGTTGTCACCGCAGGCATCACCTCAGTCCTCACTGTCCCGCATCCGGATCGGTTCGGCTCCGGACTCCTGGGGCGTCTGGTTCCCCGACGACCCTCAGCAGATCCCCTGGCAGCGCTTCCTCGACGAGGTCTCCCAGTCCGGGTACGAGTGGATCGAGCTGGGCCCCTACGGATATCTGCCCACGGATCCGGCGGTGCTCAAGGAGGAGACCGCGCGGCGCGGGCTCACCGTGTCGGCCGGCACCGTCTTCACCGGGCTGCACCGGGGTCCCGAGGTGTGGGACGCCACCTGGGCGCACGTCTCGGACATCGCCGCGCTCACCCAGGCGATGGGCGCCGAGCACCTCGTCGTCATCCCGGCGTTCTGGCGGGACGACAAGACGGGCGAGGTGCTGGAGGACAGCGCGCTGACGCCGACGCAGTGGCGCAATCTGACCGCTCAGACCGAGCGGCTCGCCCACGAGGTGCGGGAGCGCTACGGGCTGAAGATCGTCGTCCACCCGCACGCGGACACGCACATCGACAGCGAGGAGAACGTCACCCGTTTCCTCGACGCGACCGACTCCTCCCTGGTGTCGCTGTGCCTGGACACCGGCCACTACGCGTACTGCGGCGGCGACAGCGTCAAGCTCATCGAGACCTACGGGGAGCGCATCGGCTACCTCCACCTCAAGCAGGTGGATCCGCTGGTCCTGGCCGAAGTGCGGGCGGACGAGGTCCCGTTCGGGCCCGCGGTGGCCAAGGGCGTGATGTGCGAGCCGCCGTCCGGCGTACCGGCGCTCGAGCCCGTCCTCGCCGCCGCCCAGAAGCTCGACGTCGAACTCTTCGCCATCGTCGAGCAGGACATGTACCCGTGCCCGCCGGACAAGCCGCTGCCGATCGCCCAGCGCACCCGGGCGTTCCTGAGGTCCTGCGGAGCGTGACCGCTTCACCGCGACCGCTTCACCATGACCGCTTCAACATGACCGCTTCACCATGACCGCTTCATAGTGTCCCGCGGAGCCTGACCCTCCGCGGGGGCCCGTGGGGCCCGTCGAGTGCCCGGGGCTCGGCGGGCCTTCCGGCGTCGTCGTGCCGCGTTGCACCATGGGTGTTCCCCGGGTGCGGGCGGCGGCGGGAGGGCCGATGGTGACACGAATCGTCTCGCGGGCGGGGCACGGTCCCGGCGGTGTCTGGGAGACAGCCCTCGCACGGCCGCATCCACGACTGCGGCCCGGGGTGATCAGCTACCGCGGGATCCGGCTCGCGCTCGACCGGCCGCGCCGCAGGCTGGAGGCGCCGATCGGCGCGGCGACCCTGTTGCTGGGCTTCGAACAGCCCCTGCGCATCTCACGCGTGGGCCGTCCCCCCGTCACCCTCAGGTCGGTGTTCTCGGGACCGGCCACCACCGCGGCCGTCGGCGAACACGACGGACGGCTGGCGGGCATCGAGGTGCTGCTCGCCCCCTGGGCCGCGTTCACACTCTTCGGCACACCGCAGTACGAACTCGCCGACCAGACCCTGGATCCCGACGAGCTCCCGCATGGACTGGGCTCGCGGGACGCGGGCCCGGGCGGGCGTCGGCTGCGGAGCGTCGGTGAACTCTCCGCCGCGCTGGCCGCGTTGCCGGGATGGCCGGAACGCTTCGAACTGCTGGACGACGTCCTCGTGCGCTGGCGCTCGGCGGGGACGCCCGGTTCGGCACGGGTGGTGCGGGCGTGGGCGCAGCTGCAACGGACCTGGGGTGCGATGCCGGTGGCCCGGCTCGCCGAGGACGTCGGCTGGAGCGTACGGCAGTTGGAGAATCGTTTCCGGGAGCAGATCGGGCTCGGCCCCAAGGCGGCGGCCCGGGTGCTGCGCCTGGAACGGGCCCGCCGGCTGCTCGCCGCGGGACGCTCACAGGCGGAGACGGCGGCGACCTGCGGGTTCTACGACCAGGCCCACCTCAGCGGCGAGTTCCGGGCGATGACGGGATGCACACCGCGGGAGTTCACGGCGGCCCGCGGAGCTCAGCCGGTTCCACGGCCCGGTCCGCCGGGGGCCGACCGGATGGCCGGGGAGGCGACCAGCCTGGTGCTCTCCCCCGACCGGAGCGATCAAAGTGACCGGGGTGCGATTTTTTCCAAGACCGGTGGGCTCCGTTGATTGCAGGATGAACTTCCGGCGGCTGATCCGACGGGGGGATGCGGACGGCCTCCGAGGGGGATGCGGGGAGCTGGTGGGCCGGACCTGGAGTGGGTCCGGCCCACCGCTCACGTACGCACGACGTACCCGGCCTGCCACCGGCCCCCGTCGCGCATACGTCTCGACGGTCCCCTCGGCGCGAAATGCGTCACGCGTGTCACAAAAACCACCGCCCTGTCACACATGTCGCGCGTACGCGGTTCTTGCGTCACACCTGGCCAACAGGCCCTGCCCTGGGGTCACTCTGTGTCGTTCAACGAGCGCAGGCTTTGTGATCGCCAGCGCAGCGCCCGGCTCCCCCGACGGCCACCCCCCGGCCGCCGCCGCGACGCGCGCAGGGAGGTGCCACTCATGACCGACCGTAGGCTCTGGTCGTACAAGGAGATCGCGGCGCACATCAAGGTGCAGCCGGACACCGTGCGGTCGTACCGCAAGCACGGACTGCTGCCGCCGCCCGACCACGTGGAGAGCGGGAAGCCCTACTGGTACGCGGACACCGTCCGCGCCTGGGTCGCCTCCCGCCCCGGAAACCGCGGTCGAAGAGACTGACCACGGGCCCCGCCCCGCTCGCCACACCCACTCACGGTGCCCACGCGCTGTGCCCACGCGCCGTGCCCCGCCCCTCGCCCGGGTGCGGGGCACCGCCCCTGTCCGGGTTCAGCTCCACGGCTCGATGACCGTCACCCCCGCCCCCGGCGCCGTCCCCATCGCCGCCAGGGCCGCAGGGACCGCGTCCAGCGGGATGGTGGAGGTGACCAGGAGGTCGGGGCGGAGCACCCCGGCGCGGACCAGTTCGAGCATGCGGGGGTAGGCGTGTGCCTGCATGCCGTGGCTGCCCAGGAGTTCGAGTTCGAGGCCGATCACCCGGGCCATCGGAACCGCGGGGTCCTCGGGCAGCAGACCGACCTGCACGTGGCGCCCCCGGCGGCGCAGACCGTTCACCGAGGCCGCGCAGGTGACCGGGGAGCCGAGCGCGTCGAGGGAGAGATGGGCACCGCCGCCGGTCAACTCCCGGACCGCCGCCGCCGTGTCCCCGACCCGCGAGGCGTCCACGACCTCCACCGCGCCGAACTTCCGTGCCAGGTCCAGGGCCTGGGGTGAGAGGTCCACGGCCACAACCCGCGCCCCGGCCGCCACCGCGATCATCACCGCCGACAGTCCCACGCCTCCGCAGCCGTGCACCGCGACCCACTCCCCCGCCGCCACCCGGCCCTGCGCGACCACCGCGCGGAACGCCGTGGCGAACCGGCAGCCCAGCGACGCCGCCGTAGCGAAGGACAGCTCGTCCGGCACCGCCACCAGGTTCACCTCGGCGTGGTCGAGTGCCACGTACTGGGCGAAGGAACCCCAGTGGGTGAAGCCCGGCTGGGTCTGCCGCTCGCACACCTGCTGGTCACCCGCCGCGCAGGAGGGACACGTCCCGCAGGCGCAGACGAACGGGACGGTGACCCGGTCGCCGGGGCGCCAGCCGGTCACCCGCGCACCGACCGCCTCGACGGTCCCCGCGAGTTCGTGGCCCGGCACATGCGGCAGTGTGATGTCCGGGTCGTGCCCCATCCAGCCGTGCCAGTCGCTGCGGCACAGCCCGGTGGCCTCGACCCGCACCACCACCCCGTGCTCCGCGGGCACCGGGTCCGCCACCTCGCGCACCTCGGCCGGCTCCTCGTACCGCTCGAACACCACTGCCCGCATCCGTCTCGCCCCTCCGCCCGAAGATCACCCTTGCGGGGCGAACGCTATCCGCGCGCCTCGACCTTGTCCCGCTCCCGGTCGTCCTCCTTGGTGTCCTCCCGATCGTCGTCCCTGTCGTGCTCCCGGTCGTCCGCCTGTCGGGTGCCGTCCCGCTCCGCCTCGCCCTCGCTCAGTCCGAACCGGTCGTGGAAGCGCCGCAGCGGCCCCGGTGCCCACCAGGTCGCGCGGCCCGTGAGGCGCATGACCGCCGGGACCAGCAGGCTGCGGACGACCATCGCGTCCATCAGCACGGCGAGCGCGATGCCCAGGCCGAGCATCTTGGTGTTGGTCACACGTGAGGTGCCGATCGCGACCATCACCACGGCGAGGATGACCGCGGCCGCGGTGATGAGTCCGCCGGTGCGCTGGAGGCCGAAGCGGACCGCCTCCCGGTGGTCGCCCGTGTGGTCGTACTCCTCCTTTATTCGGGAGAGCAGGAAGACTCCGTAGTCCATGGAGAGGCCGAAGGCGACGCAGAACATGAGGACGGGGAGCGTCGTCTCTATCGATCCCGGGCTGGTGAAGCCGAGCAGGCCCGACAGATGGCCGTCCTGGAAGACCCAGACCACTGCGCCGAACATCGCCGTCAGGCTGAGCGCGTTGAGCAGCACCGCCTGGATCGGGATCAGCACGCTGCCGGTGAGGAGGAAGACCAGGAGCAGGGTGACGATCGCTATGAAGGCCGCCGCCCAGGGGAGCCGGTCGGCTATCGCGTGCTTGGAGTCGACCAGGACCGCCGCGGTGCCGGTCACCGACGTGTCGAACGGGGCCTGTGTCGCTCGCAGTTCGCGCACCAGCCGCTGGGCTCCGTCGCCGACGGCCTCACCCTTCGGCAGCACCGTGAAGTAGGCCGAGTCGCCCTGCGCCAGGGGTCCGTCCACCCGCAGCACCTCGGGCAGCGCGGCGATCCGGTCCTTGTAGGCCGTGTACTGGGCCTCGGTCGCCCGGCCCTCCGCGAGCACCTCCAGGGCACCACCGGGGCTGCCCGGGAAGCCGTCCCGTATGTGCTGCTGGACGACGTGGGACTCGGCGCCCGAGGGCAGCTGGCGGTCGTCCGCGGTGCCGAACTTCACGCCCAGGAAGGGCAGTCCGAGCACGATCAGCCCGACGGTGGTGGCGACGGCGAAGACCGGCGCCCTGCGCATGACGAGGGAGGCCATGCGTCCCCAGGCGGCCCCGTCCGCGCTCGCCGGCGGCCGTCCGCGCCGGAACAGGCGGCGCAGATCCAGCGCGTTCACCCGGTGGCCGAGCAGCACCAGCGCCGCCGGGAGCAGGACCAGGGCGGCAGCCGCGGCCAGCAGCACCACGGCGATGCCCGCGTAGGCGAAGGAGCGCAGGAAGTACTGCGGGAAGAGCAGCATCGCGGCCAGGGAGACGGCGACCGTGAGGGAGGAGAACAGGACCGTGCGGCCCGCGGTGCGCAGGGTCGTGGCGATGGCCGCAATGGCGTCTTCCCTGCTCGAACGCGCGGGAGAGCTCGGGGAAGGCGCCGCGCCCTTGGCCAGTTCCTCGCGGAATCTGCGGACGATGAACAGGGCGTAGTCGATGGCGAGGCCGAGTCCCAGGGCCGTGGTGAGGTTCATCGCGAAGACCGAGACGTCGGTGAACTCGGTGAGGCCGCGCAGTACCGCGTTCGTGCCCAGGATCGCGACGATGCCCACGCCGAGCGGCAGCAGGGCCGCGATCGCGCTGCCGAAGACCATCACCAGCAGCACGAGGGTCACCGGCAGGGCGATCATCTCGGCCCGGGTCAGGTCCTCGCGGATGGTCGTCTGCATCTCGTGCTGCACCGCGACCGGGCCGCCGACCCTGACCTCGATGGGCCCGTGCTTCCCTCGGTAGGAGGGCGCCAGGCGGTCCAGGGTCTCGCTCGTCGTCTTCTCGTCGCCCGTGATCCGCGCGGCGATCAGCGCCTCGTGGCCGTCCTTCGCCTTCAGCGCCGGTGCGCCCGACGACCAGTACGAACCGACCCCCGTGACGCCCCGCTCGCCGGCGAGCCGTGCCGCGAGCCGCTTCGCCTCGGCCGCGACCGAGGGAGCATCGACCGTGGCACGCCCCGAGTCGACCAGGAGCAGCAGATTGGGCTGCGAGGCGGGGAACTCCCGCTCCAGCGCCTTGGTCGCGTACGTCGACTCGGCGGTCGGGTCCTGCCAGCCGCCGCTGCCCAGCCGGTCGGCGACCCCACTGC is a window of Streptomyces sp. NBC_00271 DNA encoding:
- the iolD gene encoding 3D-(3,5/4)-trihydroxycyclohexane-1,2-dione acylhydrolase (decyclizing) yields the protein MTSTTRLTVAQALVRFLAAQYTERDGERRRLIGATWGIFGHGNVAGLGQALIEYADEMPYHQGRNEQSMVHAAVGFARQSNRLSAHAVTTSIGPGATNLVTGAALATINHLPVLLLPGDIFATRPADPVLQQLEVPYAGDVSVNDCLRPVSKYFDRVTRPEALIPAALQAMRVLTDPVETGAVTLALPQDVQAEAYDWPEEFFQERTWTVRRPAADASELAAAVTAIREARRPLIVAGGGVHHSRAEDVLAELAATTRIPVASTQAGKGSLKWDHPQDVGGVGHTGTATANELARTADLVIGVGTRYTDFTTASGTLFTASNVRFLNLNIAPYDGHKLSGIPLIADARAGLEALTEALLLHGHRVEPAYVTEYTDDKERWEYRVDAAYEAEDIDIRPTQPQVLGVLDELVTEDDILINAAGSLPGDLHKLWRARSRDQYHVEYGYSCMGYEIPAAIGVRMAAPDRPVWALVGDGTYLMMPTEIVTAVQEGVAIKVLILQNHGYASIGGLSESVGAERYGTAYRYRSEDRTYTGAPLPVDLAANAASLGMRVLRAKTVRDLRAALAEARAADTPTCVYVETETADTVSGAPPAQAWWDVPVAETATRSSAVKAREEYDRHVAARRRHL
- the iolB gene encoding 5-deoxy-glucuronate isomerase, with translation MTDARTHSTTDVPRSDGLYVPKGATAGGLYAVDIDPKYAGWTHSSLRVVDLGPGGTHTFTTGDSEWIVLPLGGACTVRTEDEEFQILGRESVFAGVSDFAYVPRDARAQIASGAGGRFALAGAKCERRLPARYGPAPEVPVEDRGSGDCARQVRNFASADAFECDKLIAVEVITPGGNWSSYPPHKHDEHRPGVESQLEEIYYFEIDGPNGFGYQRVFPSREGGSDVLAEVRTGDAVLVPDGWHGPSIAQPGHTMYYLNVMAGPGEEREWRICFHPGHLESTEGYR
- a CDS encoding Cgl0159 family (beta/alpha)8-fold protein; protein product: MPRTVDAAELVRLRAHRPEAVAEAAARRPRRPLVGDNGRLMIIAADHPARGALAVGDRKFAMANRADLLERLCLALSRPGVDGVLATADILDDLLLLGALDHKVVLGSMNRGGLQGASYELDDRFTGHRPQDIERLGFDAGKLLLRIDYDDPGSLNTLESTARAIDEMAERHLPIFVEPFLSRRTPGGRLVNDLSAEAVIKSIAIASGLGGSSAYTWLKVPVTDNPDDMARVMETSTLPAVLLGGDVGEDQESAYEKWRGALQLPTVQGLVVGRSLLYPADGDVTAAVDTAVGLL
- the iolC gene encoding 5-dehydro-2-deoxygluconokinase; translation: MAYDLITMGRIGVDLYPLQTGVPLAQVTSFGKFLGGSATNVAVAASRLGRRTAVITRTGDDPFGAYLHEALRGFGVDDRWVTPVTGLPTPVTFCEIFPPDDFPLYFYRQPKAPDLEIDAHDLDLDAVREARIFWVTGTGLSEEPSRTATLAALAHRAKSATTVFDLDWRPMFWKDPESARPFYAEALRHTTVAVGNLDEVEIATGVREPHAAAAALLEAGVELAVVKQGPKGVLAVHRDGTSAEVPPLPVTVLNGLGAGDAFGGSLCHGLLAGWDLERIMRHANAAGAIVASRLECSSAMPTPEEVEDALTAGAVR
- a CDS encoding sugar phosphate isomerase/epimerase family protein, translating into MTSLSPQASPQSSLSRIRIGSAPDSWGVWFPDDPQQIPWQRFLDEVSQSGYEWIELGPYGYLPTDPAVLKEETARRGLTVSAGTVFTGLHRGPEVWDATWAHVSDIAALTQAMGAEHLVVIPAFWRDDKTGEVLEDSALTPTQWRNLTAQTERLAHEVRERYGLKIVVHPHADTHIDSEENVTRFLDATDSSLVSLCLDTGHYAYCGGDSVKLIETYGERIGYLHLKQVDPLVLAEVRADEVPFGPAVAKGVMCEPPSGVPALEPVLAAAQKLDVELFAIVEQDMYPCPPDKPLPIAQRTRAFLRSCGA
- a CDS encoding helix-turn-helix domain-containing protein; its protein translation is MVTRIVSRAGHGPGGVWETALARPHPRLRPGVISYRGIRLALDRPRRRLEAPIGAATLLLGFEQPLRISRVGRPPVTLRSVFSGPATTAAVGEHDGRLAGIEVLLAPWAAFTLFGTPQYELADQTLDPDELPHGLGSRDAGPGGRRLRSVGELSAALAALPGWPERFELLDDVLVRWRSAGTPGSARVVRAWAQLQRTWGAMPVARLAEDVGWSVRQLENRFREQIGLGPKAAARVLRLERARRLLAAGRSQAETAATCGFYDQAHLSGEFRAMTGCTPREFTAARGAQPVPRPGPPGADRMAGEATSLVLSPDRSDQSDRGAIFSKTGGLR
- a CDS encoding helix-turn-helix transcriptional regulator, with amino-acid sequence MTDRRLWSYKEIAAHIKVQPDTVRSYRKHGLLPPPDHVESGKPYWYADTVRAWVASRPGNRGRRD
- a CDS encoding zinc-dependent alcohol dehydrogenase family protein, whose amino-acid sequence is MRAVVFERYEEPAEVREVADPVPAEHGVVVRVEATGLCRSDWHGWMGHDPDITLPHVPGHELAGTVEAVGARVTGWRPGDRVTVPFVCACGTCPSCAAGDQQVCERQTQPGFTHWGSFAQYVALDHAEVNLVAVPDELSFATAASLGCRFATAFRAVVAQGRVAAGEWVAVHGCGGVGLSAVMIAVAAGARVVAVDLSPQALDLARKFGAVEVVDASRVGDTAAAVRELTGGGAHLSLDALGSPVTCAASVNGLRRRGRHVQVGLLPEDPAVPMARVIGLELELLGSHGMQAHAYPRMLELVRAGVLRPDLLVTSTIPLDAVPAALAAMGTAPGAGVTVIEPWS
- a CDS encoding MMPL family transporter — its product is MTARPRLSLFVALLLTALAVVAGSGVADRLGSGGWQDPTAESTYATKALEREFPASQPNLLLLVDSGRATVDAPSVAAEAKRLAARLAGERGVTGVGSYWSSGAPALKAKDGHEALIAARITGDEKTTSETLDRLAPSYRGKHGPIEVRVGGPVAVQHEMQTTIREDLTRAEMIALPVTLVLLVMVFGSAIAALLPLGVGIVAILGTNAVLRGLTEFTDVSVFAMNLTTALGLGLAIDYALFIVRRFREELAKGAAPSPSSPARSSREDAIAAIATTLRTAGRTVLFSSLTVAVSLAAMLLFPQYFLRSFAYAGIAVVLLAAAAALVLLPAALVLLGHRVNALDLRRLFRRGRPPASADGAAWGRMASLVMRRAPVFAVATTVGLIVLGLPFLGVKFGTADDRQLPSGAESHVVQQHIRDGFPGSPGGALEVLAEGRATEAQYTAYKDRIAALPEVLRVDGPLAQGDSAYFTVLPKGEAVGDGAQRLVRELRATQAPFDTSVTGTAAVLVDSKHAIADRLPWAAAFIAIVTLLLVFLLTGSVLIPIQAVLLNALSLTAMFGAVVWVFQDGHLSGLLGFTSPGSIETTLPVLMFCVAFGLSMDYGVFLLSRIKEEYDHTGDHREAVRFGLQRTGGLITAAAVILAVVMVAIGTSRVTNTKMLGLGIALAVLMDAMVVRSLLVPAVMRLTGRATWWAPGPLRRFHDRFGLSEGEAERDGTRQADDREHDRDDDREDTKEDDRERDKVEARG